One Ictalurus furcatus strain D&B chromosome 25, Billie_1.0, whole genome shotgun sequence DNA window includes the following coding sequences:
- the sox7 gene encoding transcription factor SOX-7, with protein MAALISAYSSWPESFECTSTDGDATDSRTSHRAAADKTPEPRIRRPMNAFMVWAKDERKRLAVQNPDLHNAELSKMLGKSWKALTPLQKRPYVEEAERLRVQHMQDYPNYKYRPRRKKQLKRICKRVDPGFLLPGIGPDQSSLSDPRGCCHPLDKEEESTVVGSNGFSSPSATLPGVRVFRDPANSSSNFDRYPYGLPTPPELSPLDVVDHEHPSYYSASSSVPPTSSCSSSASGPEEQRPTPAHMGSPPPYHPEYSHQSSLHCGSTHLNHIPMPHQCSGTTLIPTPPLSYYSTSFPQVPVHHGLQGHLGQLSPPPEQGHLESLDQLSQAELLGEVDRDEFDQYLNSTNYHAEQGSMTVTGHIQVTPASTCPSSTTETSLISVLADATAAYYNNYSIS; from the exons ATGGCTGCCCTGATTAGCGCGTATTCGTCATGGCCGGAGAGCTTCGAGTGCACATCCACGGATGGAGACGCAACCGACAGCCGCACGAGCCACCGAGCAGCGGCGGATAAAACTCCCGAGCCCCGCATCCGCAGACCCATGAACGCCTTCATGGTGTGGGCTAAAGACGAGCGCAAAAGACTGGCTGTGCAAAACCCAGACCTTCACAATGCAGAGCTCAGCAAAATGCTGG GTAAGTCATGGAAGGCCCTGACTCCCTTGCAGAAGAGGCCGTATGTGGAGGAGGCTGAGAGGCTGCGGGTGCAGCATATGCAGGACTACCCTAACTACAAGTACCGTCCTCGTAGGAAGAAGCAACTAAAACGAATCTGTAAGCGTGTTGACCCAGGCTTCCTACTGCCCGGCATTGGCCCTGACCAGAGCTCTCTGTCAGACCCGCGAGGTTGCTGTCACCCCCTGgataaagaagaagagagtACTGTCGTTGGGAGCAATGGATTCTCTTCCCCCAGTGCAACTTTGCCTGGTGTAAGGGTCTTCAGGGACCCTGCAAACTCCAGCAGCAATTTTGACAGGTATCCTTATGGCCTTCCCACTCCACCCGAGTTGTCCCCTCTTGATGTGGTAGATCATGAGCACCCATCCTACTACTCAGCATCCAGCTCTGTCCCCCCCACCAGCTCCTGCTCATCCTCTGCTTCGGGCCCAGAGGAGCAGCGTCCCACCCCAGCTCACATGGGCAGCCCTCCTCCTTACCACCCCGAGTACTCCCATCAGTCCTCTCTCCACTGTGGTAGCACACATCTGAATCACATCCCCATGCCCCACCAATGTAGTGGAACCACCCTTATCCCCACCCCTCCATTGTCCTACTACAGCACTTCGTTCCCTCAAGTCCCAGTGCACCATGGCCTCCAGGGCCACTTAGGGCAACTCTCGCCCCCACCTGAGCAGGGCCACTTGGAGTCATTGGACCAGCTGAGCCAGGCTGAACTGCTGGGTGAGGTGGACCGTGATGAGTTTGACCAGTACCTGAACTCCACCAACTATCACGCCGAACAGGGCAGCATGACCGTGACGGGACACATCCAGGTAACACCAGCGTCTACTTGCCCCAGCAGCACCACAGAAACCAGTCTCATCTCTGTACTGGCCGATGCAACGGCCGCCTATTACAACAATTACAGCATTTcttaa